A genomic region of Homo sapiens chromosome 4, GRCh38.p14 Primary Assembly contains the following coding sequences:
- the FAM200B gene encoding protein FAM200B isoform X1: MDHFFIKRKRNSEVKYTEACSSSSVESGIVNSDNIEKNTDSNLQTSTSFEPHFKKKKVSARRYNEDYLKYGFIKCEKPFENDRPQCVICNNILANESLKPSKLKRHLETQHAELIDKPLEYFQRKKKDIKLSTQFLSCSTAVSEKALLSSYLVAYRVAKEKIANTAAEKIILPACLDMVRTIFDDKSADKLKTIPNDNTVSLRICTIAEHLETMLITRLQSGIDFAIQLDESTDIGSCTTLLVYVRYAWQDDFLEDFLCFLNLTSHLSGLDIFTELERRIVGQYKLNWKNCKGITSDGTATMTGKHSRVIKKLLEVTNNGAVWNHCFIHREGLASREIPQNLMEVLKNAVKVVNFIKGSSLNSRLLETFCSEIGTNHTHLLYHTKIRWLSQGKILSRVYELRNEIHFFLIEKKSHLASIFEDDTWVTKLAYLTDIFSILNELSLKLQGKNSDVFQHVERIQGFRKTLLLWQVRLKSNRPSYYMFPRFLQHIEENIINENILKEIKLEILLHLTSLSQTFNHFFPEEKFETLRENSWVKDPFAFRHPESIIELNLVPEEENELLQLSSSYTLKNDYETLSLSAFWMKVKEDFPLLSRKSVLLLLPFTTTSLCELGFSILTQLKTKERNGLNCAAVMRVALSSCVPDWNELMNRQAHPS; the protein is encoded by the coding sequence ATGgatcatttctttattaaaagaaaGAGGAATAGTGAAGTGAAATATACAGAAGCATGTTCAAGTTCATCTGTTGAATCTGGAATTGTGAATAGTGACAATATTGAGAAAAATACTGACTCCAATCTGCAAACTTCAACTTCATTTGAGccacatttcaaaaagaaaaaagtaagtgcAAGACGTTATAATGAAGATTACTTAAAATATGGCTTTATCAAATGTGAAAAACCCTTTGAAAATGACAGACCTCAGTGTGTTATTTGTAATAATATTCTTGCGAATGAAAGCTTAAAACCTTCGAAATTAAAAAGGCACTTAGAAACTCAGCATGCTGAACTTATTGATAAGCCtcttgaatattttcaaagaaagaaaaaagacataaagtTATCAACACAATTTCTTAGTTGTTCTACTGCTGTTAGTGAGAAAGCCTTATTATCATCATATTTAGTTGCATATCGTGTGGCAAAAGAGAAAATAGCTAACACAGCTGCTGAAAAAATTATTCTTCCAGCATGTTTGGATATGGTGCGTACAATATTTGATGATAAATCAGCTGATAAATTAAAAACTATACCTAATGATAACACAGTATCTCTTCGAATTTGTACTATTGCAGAACATTTAGAAACAATGCTTATTACTCGTTTACAGTCTGGTATAGATTTTGCAATCCAGCTTGATGAAAGCACTGATATTGGAAGCTGCACAACACTTTTAGTTTATGTCAGATATGCGTGGCAAGATGATTTTTTGGaggattttttgtgttttttaaatttaacctcACACCTAAGTGGATTAGatatttttacagaattagaaaggCGCATAGTTGGCCAATATAAATTAAACTGGAAAAACTGTAAAGGAATTACAAGTGATGGCACAGCAACCATGACTGGAAAACATAGCagagtaattaaaaaattactagaaGTTACTAATAATGGTGCTGTGTGGAATCATTGTTTTATACATCGTGAAGGTTTAGCATCCAGAGAAATTCCACAGAATCTCATGGAGGTATTGAAAAATGCAGTGaaagttgttaattttattaaaggaAGCTCATTGAATAGCCGGCTTCTTGAAACATTTTGTTCAGAGATTGGAACTAATCATACCCACTTACTATATCATACCAAAATTCGTTGGTTGTCTCAAGGGAAAATACTAAGCAGGGTTTATGAGCTCAGGAATGAGATTCACTTTTTtctcattgaaaaaaaatctcatttggcAAGTATTTTTGAAGATGATACTTGGGTAACAAAATTGGCATATTTAACTGATATTTTTAGCATTCTTAATGAACTGAGTTTAAAACTACAGGGGAAAAACAGTGATGTATTCCAACATGTTGAACGTATCCAGGGATTTCGAAAGACATTATTGTTATGGCAAGTAAGACTTAAAAGTAATCGTCCTAGCTATTACATGTTTCCAAGATTTTTGCAGCATATTGAAGAGAATAttattaatgaaaacattttgaaagaaataaaattagagatattGTTGCATCTCACTTCTCTGTCTCAAACTTTTAACCATTTctttccagaagaaaaatttgaaacattAAGGGAAAACAGTTGGGTAAAAGATCCATTTGCTTTTCGACACCCTGAATCAATAATTGAGCTAAACTTGGTGCCTGAAGAAGAGAATGAATTATTGCAGCTTAGTTCTTCATATACATTGAAGAATGATTATGAAACCTTAAGTTTATCAGCATTTTGGATGAAGGTAAAGGAAGACTTTCCATTGTTAAGTAGAAAGAGTGTCCTGCTATTGCTACCATTCACAACAACTAGTTTGTGTGAACTAGGGTTTTCCATCTTAACGCagttaaaaacaaaggaaagaaatgggcTGAATTGTGCAGCAGTTATGCGGGTAGCATTATCTTCCTGTGTTCCAGACTGGAATGAACTTATGAACAGGCAAGCACACCCATCATAg
- the FAM200B gene encoding protein FAM200B isoform X2, with amino-acid sequence MVRTIFDDKSADKLKTIPNDNTVSLRICTIAEHLETMLITRLQSGIDFAIQLDESTDIGSCTTLLVYVRYAWQDDFLEDFLCFLNLTSHLSGLDIFTELERRIVGQYKLNWKNCKGITSDGTATMTGKHSRVIKKLLEVTNNGAVWNHCFIHREGLASREIPQNLMEVLKNAVKVVNFIKGSSLNSRLLETFCSEIGTNHTHLLYHTKIRWLSQGKILSRVYELRNEIHFFLIEKKSHLASIFEDDTWVTKLAYLTDIFSILNELSLKLQGKNSDVFQHVERIQGFRKTLLLWQVRLKSNRPSYYMFPRFLQHIEENIINENILKEIKLEILLHLTSLSQTFNHFFPEEKFETLRENSWVKDPFAFRHPESIIELNLVPEEENELLQLSSSYTLKNDYETLSLSAFWMKVKEDFPLLSRKSVLLLLPFTTTSLCELGFSILTQLKTKERNGLNCAAVMRVALSSCVPDWNELMNRQAHPS; translated from the coding sequence ATGGTGCGTACAATATTTGATGATAAATCAGCTGATAAATTAAAAACTATACCTAATGATAACACAGTATCTCTTCGAATTTGTACTATTGCAGAACATTTAGAAACAATGCTTATTACTCGTTTACAGTCTGGTATAGATTTTGCAATCCAGCTTGATGAAAGCACTGATATTGGAAGCTGCACAACACTTTTAGTTTATGTCAGATATGCGTGGCAAGATGATTTTTTGGaggattttttgtgttttttaaatttaacctcACACCTAAGTGGATTAGatatttttacagaattagaaaggCGCATAGTTGGCCAATATAAATTAAACTGGAAAAACTGTAAAGGAATTACAAGTGATGGCACAGCAACCATGACTGGAAAACATAGCagagtaattaaaaaattactagaaGTTACTAATAATGGTGCTGTGTGGAATCATTGTTTTATACATCGTGAAGGTTTAGCATCCAGAGAAATTCCACAGAATCTCATGGAGGTATTGAAAAATGCAGTGaaagttgttaattttattaaaggaAGCTCATTGAATAGCCGGCTTCTTGAAACATTTTGTTCAGAGATTGGAACTAATCATACCCACTTACTATATCATACCAAAATTCGTTGGTTGTCTCAAGGGAAAATACTAAGCAGGGTTTATGAGCTCAGGAATGAGATTCACTTTTTtctcattgaaaaaaaatctcatttggcAAGTATTTTTGAAGATGATACTTGGGTAACAAAATTGGCATATTTAACTGATATTTTTAGCATTCTTAATGAACTGAGTTTAAAACTACAGGGGAAAAACAGTGATGTATTCCAACATGTTGAACGTATCCAGGGATTTCGAAAGACATTATTGTTATGGCAAGTAAGACTTAAAAGTAATCGTCCTAGCTATTACATGTTTCCAAGATTTTTGCAGCATATTGAAGAGAATAttattaatgaaaacattttgaaagaaataaaattagagatattGTTGCATCTCACTTCTCTGTCTCAAACTTTTAACCATTTctttccagaagaaaaatttgaaacattAAGGGAAAACAGTTGGGTAAAAGATCCATTTGCTTTTCGACACCCTGAATCAATAATTGAGCTAAACTTGGTGCCTGAAGAAGAGAATGAATTATTGCAGCTTAGTTCTTCATATACATTGAAGAATGATTATGAAACCTTAAGTTTATCAGCATTTTGGATGAAGGTAAAGGAAGACTTTCCATTGTTAAGTAGAAAGAGTGTCCTGCTATTGCTACCATTCACAACAACTAGTTTGTGTGAACTAGGGTTTTCCATCTTAACGCagttaaaaacaaaggaaagaaatgggcTGAATTGTGCAGCAGTTATGCGGGTAGCATTATCTTCCTGTGTTCCAGACTGGAATGAACTTATGAACAGGCAAGCACACCCATCATAg